One Falsihalocynthiibacter arcticus DNA segment encodes these proteins:
- a CDS encoding ribonuclease HII: MNSKPLKPVPDFSFEMAALKRGAKIIAGVDEVGRGPLAGPVTAAAVILDPNDIPEGLNDSKLLTAKRREALEAVIFEKAQVSIAHASVEEIDDINILRASHLAMVRAIAGLNVVPDHVLIDGNMIPRDLTLSSEAIIKGDSKSVSISAASIVAKICRDRLMVDLAQQHPGYGWETNAGYGSKSHMSALLKLGVTPHHRRSFKPVHNILYQG, translated from the coding sequence ATGAACAGCAAACCTCTCAAACCCGTCCCCGACTTTTCCTTTGAAATGGCTGCATTGAAGCGCGGCGCCAAGATCATTGCGGGGGTTGATGAAGTGGGGCGTGGGCCACTCGCGGGGCCCGTAACGGCGGCGGCGGTTATTCTTGATCCAAATGACATCCCAGAAGGCTTGAACGACAGCAAACTCCTAACGGCAAAGCGACGCGAAGCGCTGGAGGCCGTGATTTTCGAAAAAGCGCAAGTGTCGATTGCGCATGCCTCGGTGGAGGAAATCGACGACATCAATATTCTGCGTGCGAGTCACCTCGCTATGGTGCGTGCGATTGCGGGCCTCAATGTTGTTCCCGATCACGTTTTGATCGACGGAAATATGATTCCCCGCGACCTTACCTTGAGTTCGGAGGCAATCATCAAAGGTGATAGCAAATCAGTATCGATTTCCGCGGCCTCAATTGTCGCAAAAATATGCCGCGATCGCCTCATGGTGGATTTAGCGCAACAGCATCCAGGTTATGGCTGGGAGACAAACGCGGGATATGGATCAAAAAGCCACATGTCTGCGCTTCTAAAACTTGGGGTTACCCCACACCATAGACGTTCGTTCAAACCAGTACACAATATCTTGTATCAAGGCTAA
- a CDS encoding alkane 1-monooxygenase has product MIPSETVSKLQTALPFWLSLGMVPLAILGAVFGGFWVILLPLYGWLLFGVLDAIFGRTTENANPLTPDSDLFWYRLITLIWLPIQFCVVFGLIYYVPRADHLGTLETLVLFFGVGVVSGTIGINYSHELMHQKSRLERWSADILLAMVLYSHFRSEHLLVHHIYVGTPRDPVTARYNEGFHQYYPRVLRQCLPSAWRAEKAMLARRDLSVMHLRNPFWRYAALQVLFLVLAFSLSGFVGLGLFLMQAGVAIWQLELANYIEHYGLTRAHIGGGKYEHVRPHHSWNASHKASNWLLINLQRHSDHHYKPSRRFPLLQNYSQKDAPQLPYGYPVMTAVAMIPPLWRRKMNPHVRSWRNHYYPGIEDWSAYKDGTNPMPR; this is encoded by the coding sequence ATGATCCCTTCCGAAACTGTCTCAAAACTTCAAACCGCCCTACCGTTCTGGCTCTCGCTAGGGATGGTTCCCTTGGCCATTTTAGGAGCTGTGTTTGGCGGATTTTGGGTTATTTTACTGCCGCTTTATGGTTGGCTCTTGTTTGGAGTTCTGGACGCGATTTTTGGGCGGACCACGGAAAACGCAAATCCCTTGACGCCTGATAGTGACCTGTTCTGGTATCGCCTCATCACGTTGATCTGGCTACCGATTCAATTTTGTGTCGTGTTTGGCCTCATATATTATGTACCTCGCGCCGATCATTTGGGAACTCTTGAAACGCTCGTGCTCTTCTTTGGTGTTGGTGTGGTTTCGGGCACAATCGGGATCAATTATTCGCACGAACTCATGCACCAAAAAAGTCGCCTAGAGCGTTGGTCGGCCGATATTCTTCTCGCAATGGTTCTGTATAGTCATTTCCGCTCCGAACACCTTTTGGTGCACCACATTTATGTTGGCACGCCGCGCGACCCTGTTACTGCGCGATACAATGAGGGATTTCACCAATATTATCCGCGCGTTCTACGACAATGTTTGCCGTCCGCATGGAGGGCCGAAAAGGCGATGTTGGCGCGGCGCGACCTGTCCGTCATGCATCTCCGCAACCCGTTTTGGCGCTATGCTGCACTTCAGGTTCTCTTTCTGGTGCTGGCGTTTTCGTTAAGTGGTTTTGTTGGTCTGGGGCTGTTTCTCATGCAAGCAGGCGTCGCGATTTGGCAATTGGAACTGGCCAATTATATCGAGCATTACGGCCTGACACGCGCCCATATTGGCGGTGGGAAGTACGAGCATGTGAGGCCGCACCACAGTTGGAATGCGTCCCACAAGGCCAGTAATTGGCTCTTAATTAACCTTCAACGGCACAGTGACCACCACTATAAACCCTCCCGCCGTTTTCCCCTGCTCCAGAATTACAGCCAGAAGGATGCGCCGCAACTTCCCTACGGGTATCCGGTTATGACGGCCGTTGCGATGATCCCGCCGCTTTGGCGCCGCAAGATGAACCCGCATGTTCGGTCGTGGCGCAATCATTACTATCCGGGGATCGAGGATTGGTCGGCCTATAAGGATGGCACAAATCCGATGCCTCGGTAA
- a CDS encoding alpha/beta fold hydrolase has translation MFEEQIAHFQNNYRCITFDHRGQGQSGVTKGGYDIDTLTQDAAAPIAHLGVAPCHFVGLSMGGFVGVRLAAKHPELLKTLTLLDTSADLEPIENGPKYRMLNFVVRWIGLLAVTGRVSPIMFGQTFLNDAARVKEKKRWADAIAGNHRIGISRAVSGVIEHDGCAELLNKVKLPVGIGVGEEDVATDLEKPERLHAAIEGSELFVLKGAGHSSSIKAPKLVNDLI, from the coding sequence ATGTTTGAGGAACAAATCGCCCATTTCCAGAACAACTATCGCTGCATTACTTTCGATCACCGTGGTCAGGGGCAGAGTGGTGTGACCAAAGGTGGATACGATATCGACACGCTCACCCAAGATGCTGCCGCCCCTATTGCGCATCTGGGGGTCGCGCCATGTCACTTTGTCGGGTTGAGTATGGGTGGATTTGTTGGCGTACGATTGGCCGCAAAACATCCGGAATTGTTGAAAACGCTCACTCTGCTCGACACCTCCGCGGACCTTGAACCGATCGAGAACGGGCCGAAATACCGTATGCTCAATTTTGTTGTCCGCTGGATCGGTCTGTTGGCCGTAACGGGGCGCGTTTCGCCGATCATGTTCGGGCAGACATTCCTGAACGACGCGGCTCGGGTGAAGGAAAAGAAACGGTGGGCGGATGCGATTGCAGGCAATCATCGCATTGGTATATCGCGGGCGGTGTCGGGCGTGATTGAGCACGATGGCTGTGCCGAACTTCTGAACAAGGTCAAATTGCCCGTCGGGATTGGCGTTGGGGAGGAAGATGTCGCCACTGACCTTGAAAAACCCGAACGCCTACATGCGGCGATTGAGGGGTCGGAACTATTCGTCCTAAAGGGCGCTGGCCATTCCTCTTCAATCAAGGCGCCAAAATTGGTCAACGACCTCATTTAG
- a CDS encoding DsbA family protein: MNRREFTSALALSIIPAMGGSFAFAQDAENAPMTGITEMVLGSPEAPIEIIEYASYTCPHCANFHTGTFQKIKENYIDTGKVRFVYREVYFDRYGLWASMVARCGGEERFFAITETLYNNQKTWATGEPTEIAENLRKIGLVDGLDKDALDACLADGEQAEALVAWFQENATRDEITGTPSFMINGTKFENATYQEFADHLDGLL, translated from the coding sequence ATGAACCGTCGCGAATTTACCTCCGCACTCGCCCTTTCGATCATTCCCGCGATGGGAGGCTCCTTTGCCTTTGCACAGGATGCAGAAAACGCCCCAATGACGGGCATCACAGAAATGGTCTTGGGATCACCCGAGGCGCCCATCGAAATTATTGAGTACGCCTCCTATACATGCCCGCATTGCGCGAACTTCCACACGGGCACGTTCCAAAAAATCAAAGAAAATTATATCGATACAGGCAAAGTTCGCTTTGTCTATCGGGAAGTTTATTTTGATCGGTACGGTCTTTGGGCTTCCATGGTTGCACGTTGTGGCGGCGAAGAACGGTTCTTTGCTATTACCGAAACGCTCTATAACAATCAGAAAACTTGGGCGACCGGCGAGCCAACCGAAATTGCGGAAAACTTGCGCAAAATCGGACTGGTTGATGGCTTAGACAAGGATGCACTCGACGCCTGCCTAGCTGATGGCGAGCAAGCAGAGGCCCTTGTTGCTTGGTTCCAGGAAAACGCGACTCGCGATGAGATAACGGGAACGCCTTCCTTTATGATCAACGGGACGAAGTTTGAAAACGCAACCTATCAAGAGTTTGCAGACCACCTCGACGGGTTGCTCTAA
- a CDS encoding site-specific DNA-methyltransferase produces the protein MKNNTKAKEAFELPLNQILDGDCIDVMNSLPENSVDLIFADPPYNLQLKGDLHRPDNSKVDAVDDDWDKFSSFETYDRFTKAWLAAARRILKPNGAIWVIGSYHNIFRVGAAMQDAGYWILNDVVWRKSNPMPNFRGKRLTNAHETMIWASKEESSKYTFNYEALKSLNEGIQMRSDWVLPICNGHERLKNDEGTKAHPTQKPESLLHRILVSTTNPGDVVLDPFFGTGTTGAVAKKLGRDYIGIEREADYRKVAEKRLKNIRKFDNESLQVSTSKRAEPRVPFGQLVERGMLQPGEELYSMNKRHKVKVRADGTLVGVDVKGSIHQVGAALEGAPSCNGWTYWCFKRDGKQVPIDLLRQQIRAEMTERPN, from the coding sequence ATGAAAAACAATACTAAAGCAAAAGAGGCTTTCGAGCTGCCTCTTAACCAGATACTTGACGGCGATTGCATCGATGTGATGAACAGTCTTCCTGAAAACTCTGTCGATCTTATTTTCGCAGATCCCCCTTATAATCTTCAGCTAAAAGGCGATCTTCACCGCCCCGACAACTCAAAAGTCGATGCTGTAGATGATGATTGGGATAAATTCTCCTCATTTGAAACCTATGACCGTTTCACTAAGGCATGGCTCGCAGCTGCTCGACGTATCCTCAAGCCAAACGGCGCGATCTGGGTTATCGGTAGCTATCACAATATTTTCCGCGTTGGCGCTGCCATGCAGGACGCAGGATATTGGATTTTGAACGACGTTGTTTGGCGCAAATCCAACCCCATGCCGAATTTTCGCGGCAAACGTCTGACCAATGCACATGAGACAATGATCTGGGCGTCCAAAGAGGAATCCAGCAAATATACCTTCAACTATGAGGCGCTCAAGTCGCTCAATGAAGGTATTCAAATGCGGTCCGATTGGGTTTTGCCGATCTGTAATGGCCATGAGCGTTTGAAAAATGACGAAGGTACCAAAGCGCATCCAACGCAAAAGCCCGAAAGCTTGTTGCACCGCATTTTGGTGTCCACAACAAACCCCGGCGATGTTGTATTGGACCCGTTCTTTGGAACAGGGACGACTGGCGCTGTAGCCAAGAAACTTGGCCGTGATTACATCGGAATCGAGCGCGAAGCTGACTATCGCAAAGTCGCCGAGAAACGCCTCAAGAATATCCGCAAGTTCGACAACGAGAGCTTGCAGGTTTCGACATCGAAGCGCGCCGAACCACGTGTTCCTTTTGGCCAATTGGTCGAGCGCGGCATGCTTCAGCCTGGCGAAGAACTCTATTCGATGAACAAGCGCCACAAGGTCAAGGTCCGTGCAGACGGCACATTGGTCGGAGTGGACGTAAAAGGCTCAATTCATCAGGTTGGGGCCGCATTGGAAGGCGCTCCTAGCTGTAATGGTTGGACATATTGGTGCTTTAAGCGCGACGGCAAACAGGTCCCGATTGACTTGTTGCGTCAGCAAATTCGTGCAGAAATGACCGAACGCCCGAACTAA
- a CDS encoding mechanosensitive ion channel family protein, whose protein sequence is MIARDGGLGILIKIGTLIVAVWVLAFVAKFIRRVTQRGLEKIPHLSNLLKAFILTVVYWLAFAIGIMVVLAAFGVNVGPLFALLGGLSFILAFALQDTLGNLASGLMIMILKPFDTDDYIHTAGTSGVVVEMSIISTKIRTFDNQIIVIPNSKIWGDVITNVNASDTRRVDMVFGIAYSDSADHAIGILKKLLEDNKLVLKDPAADVFVGELADSSVNIFCRSWVKTEDYWTVYWDMLARAKTTFEAEGISIPFPQRDIHVHQITADASDK, encoded by the coding sequence ATGATCGCGCGCGACGGCGGGCTTGGAATTCTCATCAAAATCGGTACGCTTATTGTTGCCGTTTGGGTGCTGGCCTTTGTTGCGAAATTCATTCGCCGTGTTACACAGCGCGGGCTCGAGAAAATTCCGCATCTTTCGAACCTCCTAAAAGCATTCATTCTTACTGTTGTTTACTGGCTAGCTTTTGCCATTGGCATCATGGTTGTCCTTGCGGCTTTTGGCGTCAATGTTGGGCCACTGTTCGCCCTCCTTGGCGGTCTATCCTTTATTCTCGCCTTTGCTCTTCAAGACACGCTCGGAAATCTAGCGAGTGGTTTGATGATTATGATCCTCAAGCCTTTCGACACGGATGACTATATTCATACCGCTGGCACCTCTGGGGTTGTGGTTGAAATGTCGATAATTTCCACAAAAATACGCACCTTTGACAACCAAATCATTGTCATTCCGAACTCCAAAATCTGGGGCGATGTTATTACCAACGTCAACGCCTCCGATACGCGACGCGTTGATATGGTGTTTGGAATTGCCTACTCCGACAGTGCCGACCATGCGATCGGGATTCTCAAAAAATTGCTTGAGGACAATAAATTGGTGCTCAAAGATCCGGCTGCAGATGTATTCGTTGGTGAATTGGCCGACAGTTCGGTCAATATTTTCTGCCGCTCGTGGGTTAAAACCGAAGATTATTGGACCGTCTATTGGGATATGCTTGCCCGCGCCAAAACCACGTTCGAGGCCGAGGGTATTTCCATTCCGTTCCCCCAACGCGACATCCATGTTCACCAGATTACTGCCGATGCCAGCGACAAATAG
- a CDS encoding winged helix-turn-helix domain-containing protein — MPTSFATKASHSGNRVILIGTIVVVVLLAGAAALLLSNLPDANAFNARVESIFIANNDLTSGAEIKLLEILAQSGTAFSDTLNSYRVTILILLVFASIMMVVSLVFLLTILFLNRRMGEVERSGIQVNSLLISREENTVYLNNMEFVLTPAAIETLSVLAEARMDDDVMTGAQIEAVISGRNEVDCDEAAGATRIKRLRDSLGNQMVSNLLVKNVARRGYLLSIEKDVIQML, encoded by the coding sequence GTGCCTACTTCCTTCGCTACTAAAGCCTCTCATTCTGGCAACCGTGTCATTCTGATTGGAACAATCGTTGTCGTCGTACTCCTCGCGGGTGCGGCGGCACTTTTGTTGTCGAACCTTCCCGATGCCAATGCGTTCAACGCGCGTGTTGAAAGTATCTTTATTGCCAACAATGATCTTACGTCCGGGGCGGAAATTAAGCTTCTAGAAATCCTTGCCCAGTCGGGAACGGCCTTTTCGGATACGCTGAACTCCTATCGCGTGACGATTCTCATTTTACTGGTTTTTGCGTCAATTATGATGGTCGTTTCGCTCGTTTTCTTGCTGACGATCCTATTTTTGAATCGCCGCATGGGAGAGGTTGAGCGCTCAGGAATTCAAGTAAATTCCCTCCTGATTAGCCGAGAGGAAAACACGGTTTACCTCAACAATATGGAATTTGTGCTTACCCCCGCCGCAATCGAAACCCTCTCGGTTTTGGCCGAAGCGAGGATGGACGATGATGTCATGACGGGGGCTCAAATCGAAGCCGTTATTTCGGGGCGCAACGAGGTCGATTGCGACGAGGCTGCGGGCGCAACACGAATCAAACGCCTGCGCGATTCACTGGGAAACCAAATGGTCAGCAATTTATTGGTTAAGAACGTTGCGCGCCGAGGGTATTTACTCTCGATTGAAAAAGACGTCATTCAAATGCTATAA
- a CDS encoding APC family permease: MPKTPSETVNPDSKKLGTLSTLSIGLGGMVGGGIFAVTGLTIELTKQAAPLAFVIAGIVALLTSYSYLKLTLAYPGEGGTVDFLCRGFGTGLFTGAANILLLLSYVVLLAIYAYAFGSYGADLFPHESQNFLIHLLTSGVIIGLVGLNVLASKLVIKSENVFNIIKMVLLVGFIIAGFLTPMDWTRLDPVGAVTPVALIAGSMLIFLNFEGFELIANASKDVADPRRSLPIAYIGGVLIVIVLYVLIVSVVLGHMSLEQVGANRDTALSAAGREVLGKTGYIAIVVAALMATSSAINATFFSTGRLAYVIAKTGQLPKEIERTIRNEHSEGAIICAALALIVANFIPLQAIATAGSAGFLLLFFFVNVASVRLAKETGARAWISGLAAFTTAGALGALCWKVAENPATRSHLVVVGVMIVASVLIEFLYRSATGRKISLRRHKAI; the protein is encoded by the coding sequence ATGCCTAAGACCCCTTCTGAGACAGTAAATCCGGACTCTAAAAAACTTGGAACCCTGTCGACCCTGTCGATTGGCCTCGGCGGAATGGTCGGCGGCGGAATCTTTGCTGTAACGGGGTTGACGATAGAGTTGACCAAACAGGCCGCACCACTTGCCTTTGTCATTGCTGGGATTGTGGCCTTGCTGACCAGCTATTCCTATCTGAAATTGACGCTGGCCTATCCGGGCGAGGGCGGTACTGTTGATTTCCTCTGTCGCGGTTTTGGAACGGGTTTATTCACGGGGGCCGCCAATATCCTCCTCCTGCTGAGCTATGTAGTTTTGCTGGCGATTTATGCCTATGCCTTCGGAAGTTATGGCGCGGATCTCTTTCCTCATGAGTCGCAAAATTTCCTGATACATTTATTAACCAGCGGCGTCATAATCGGCCTCGTCGGCTTGAACGTTCTGGCATCAAAACTCGTCATCAAATCCGAAAATGTGTTCAATATCATCAAAATGGTCCTGTTGGTCGGTTTCATCATTGCCGGCTTCCTCACACCGATGGACTGGACACGATTGGACCCCGTCGGCGCCGTGACGCCCGTCGCTCTCATTGCAGGCAGTATGCTGATTTTCCTGAATTTTGAGGGGTTTGAGCTGATCGCCAATGCTTCCAAAGATGTGGCCGACCCGCGCCGCTCTCTACCGATTGCCTACATCGGCGGAGTGCTCATTGTCATTGTCCTCTATGTCCTGATTGTGAGCGTTGTTTTGGGGCATATGAGTCTTGAGCAGGTCGGCGCCAATAGGGACACGGCACTCTCCGCTGCGGGCCGCGAGGTTCTGGGCAAGACCGGATATATTGCTATCGTCGTGGCCGCCTTAATGGCCACAAGCTCGGCGATCAATGCAACGTTTTTTAGTACAGGTCGCTTGGCCTATGTCATTGCCAAGACGGGGCAGTTGCCCAAGGAAATCGAACGAACAATCAGAAACGAACATTCCGAGGGGGCCATCATTTGCGCGGCTCTGGCACTAATCGTTGCCAATTTCATTCCCCTGCAAGCCATTGCAACAGCGGGCAGCGCCGGTTTTTTGCTCCTGTTTTTCTTCGTGAATGTCGCGAGTGTCCGATTGGCCAAAGAAACGGGCGCTCGGGCGTGGATATCTGGCCTTGCGGCCTTCACCACCGCGGGAGCCTTGGGCGCGCTATGCTGGAAAGTCGCCGAAAACCCAGCAACACGTAGCCACCTTGTGGTCGTGGGCGTGATGATCGTGGCCTCTGTGTTAATCGAGTTTCTTTATCGCTCGGCAACCGGTCGCAAAATATCCCTCAGACGCCATAAAGCAATCTGA
- a CDS encoding A/G-specific adenine glycosylase, whose translation MRDLPKSADLLAWYDLNAREMPWRVAPKDSITGIRADPYRIWLSEVMLQQTTVAAVQAYFIKFTTLWPTVRDLAAAEDADVMAAWAGLGYYARARNLLKCSRSVVADYNGIFPSTRAELESLPGIGPYTSAAIASIAFDRAEVVVDGNVERVMARIFAHDVPLPEAKPALRDFATKLTPKKRAGDYAQAVMDLGATLCSPRNPTCAPCPWTEKCRAHKLGIAAELPKKTPKKPKPTRFGTVYLAQREDGAWLLEQRPDKGLLGGMLGWPGNEWSEDPENVDPPISTFWTPLNGEVGHTFTHFHLKLAVQVAQVPLEAAPLRGVFVDASTFSANALPTVMRKAFDLAQGLRDKTA comes from the coding sequence ATGCGTGACCTGCCGAAATCCGCCGATCTTTTGGCATGGTACGACCTGAATGCACGCGAAATGCCGTGGCGGGTGGCGCCTAAGGACTCGATTACAGGGATACGGGCCGATCCCTATCGCATTTGGCTTTCGGAAGTGATGTTGCAACAGACCACAGTGGCCGCAGTTCAGGCCTATTTCATAAAATTCACAACGCTTTGGCCAACTGTGCGCGATTTGGCAGCAGCAGAAGACGCCGATGTGATGGCCGCATGGGCGGGCCTTGGATATTACGCTCGGGCCCGCAACTTGCTGAAATGTTCGCGCAGTGTTGTCGCGGATTATAACGGTATTTTTCCATCCACCCGCGCCGAACTTGAGAGTCTTCCGGGAATTGGACCGTACACCTCTGCGGCGATTGCATCGATTGCCTTTGATCGTGCCGAAGTTGTTGTCGACGGAAATGTTGAGCGGGTTATGGCGCGTATCTTTGCCCATGACGTCCCGCTTCCCGAGGCCAAGCCCGCCTTACGGGACTTCGCAACAAAACTGACGCCCAAAAAACGCGCGGGGGATTACGCACAGGCCGTTATGGATTTGGGCGCGACCCTTTGTTCTCCTCGCAATCCAACCTGTGCGCCTTGCCCGTGGACAGAAAAATGCCGTGCCCATAAATTAGGAATCGCCGCCGAACTGCCCAAGAAAACGCCGAAAAAACCCAAGCCGACTCGGTTTGGCACCGTCTATTTGGCCCAGCGCGAAGATGGCGCGTGGCTTTTGGAACAGCGCCCCGACAAAGGTTTGTTGGGCGGTATGCTTGGCTGGCCGGGAAATGAATGGAGCGAGGACCCAGAGAATGTCGATCCGCCAATTTCCACTTTTTGGACCCCCCTGAATGGCGAAGTAGGTCATACTTTTACCCATTTCCACCTTAAATTGGCAGTACAGGTCGCGCAGGTTCCCCTCGAAGCCGCCCCACTACGTGGCGTTTTTGTTGACGCCTCCACCTTTAGCGCCAATGCTCTGCCAACAGTCATGCGCAAAGCATTTGACCTTGCACAAGGCCTGCGCGACAAAACCGCATAA
- a CDS encoding glycoside hydrolase family 99-like domain-containing protein: MNKDIGPEHRQALRHYLERGKNEGRATAVRPGASSRDGKRTAVVRPLIEGQKAKFAIVIHVFYHDLWSDFKARLLDLDIEFDLFVTATFDPSETDEMFANIRATFPSARCFELHNHGRDIFPFVYLANSSVLDGYSAICKFHTKKSPHRTDGEKWRDHLISGLLDGQNTSLITDAFLADETAGFLVADGQHFTETRWWGSNFERTKAMLARVEVPITEKGISFPAGSIYWLKPEILSMIKGMRLTEDDFEYELGQVDGTLAHAFERGVGFLATNGGQTTRQTSEIMSRPVADPLPLPEFTSCFYLPQFHPTEMNDKWWGKGFTEWTSTVAAKPQYKTHQQPVLPADLGFYDLRLPSVMGQQAELAKDAGIDAFCVYHYWFDRTRILETPMNNLLNTPEIDFPFYLCWANESWRRNWDGLSGEILLDQSYGEGFEERLVEDSLPYMRDARYQRPNGRDPRFVIYRPEDMPNPAQNVCLMRQAWRDSGIGEVELGAVRFHISADQSVAEDVFDFWIEMPPHGMVVEKDLIEIDSLDSEYSGSFSGLIYSYNGVIENSAKKSYVRGLPANTIAGVMPSWDNTARRGAAAHMAYGANPQSFDRWLKSIRAHRLEGSYRNELFINAWNEWAENATLEPSKHYGSAYLETAKRNIKPRSLG; this comes from the coding sequence TTGAACAAAGATATTGGCCCTGAACATAGACAGGCCCTGCGGCATTATCTGGAGCGCGGCAAAAACGAAGGACGTGCGACTGCTGTGCGCCCGGGTGCGTCCTCGCGAGATGGGAAGAGAACTGCAGTTGTCAGACCCTTGATCGAGGGCCAAAAGGCCAAGTTTGCCATCGTCATCCACGTGTTTTATCATGACTTGTGGTCAGACTTTAAGGCGCGTCTGTTGGATCTAGATATCGAATTTGACCTGTTTGTGACAGCGACCTTTGATCCGAGTGAAACGGATGAAATGTTCGCCAATATTCGCGCGACTTTCCCGTCTGCGCGTTGTTTTGAGTTGCATAACCACGGTCGCGATATCTTCCCTTTTGTCTATCTCGCGAATTCGAGTGTTCTGGACGGTTATTCCGCGATTTGTAAGTTTCATACCAAGAAATCCCCGCATCGAACCGATGGCGAAAAATGGCGAGATCACTTGATTTCGGGTCTTCTAGATGGGCAAAATACGTCCCTTATCACTGATGCATTCCTGGCAGATGAGACCGCAGGCTTCCTTGTTGCAGACGGTCAACATTTTACCGAAACTCGCTGGTGGGGGTCTAATTTCGAGCGGACAAAAGCGATGTTGGCGCGGGTCGAAGTTCCTATCACAGAGAAGGGGATTTCATTCCCAGCGGGGTCCATTTATTGGTTGAAGCCCGAAATCTTGTCTATGATAAAGGGGATGCGTCTGACAGAGGACGATTTCGAATATGAGTTGGGTCAGGTCGACGGAACACTCGCCCATGCGTTTGAACGCGGTGTCGGGTTCTTGGCTACAAATGGGGGGCAGACCACGCGTCAAACCTCCGAAATCATGTCGAGACCTGTTGCTGACCCATTGCCATTGCCTGAATTTACCTCCTGTTTTTATCTGCCGCAGTTCCATCCAACTGAAATGAATGACAAATGGTGGGGCAAAGGGTTTACCGAATGGACGTCGACCGTCGCTGCGAAACCCCAGTACAAAACCCACCAACAACCCGTTTTACCCGCCGATTTAGGGTTCTATGATTTGCGATTGCCGTCGGTCATGGGGCAGCAGGCCGAGTTGGCCAAGGATGCCGGGATCGACGCGTTTTGTGTCTATCACTACTGGTTTGATCGGACGCGTATCTTAGAAACGCCGATGAATAACCTCCTTAACACCCCAGAAATTGACTTCCCATTCTATCTTTGTTGGGCCAACGAAAGCTGGCGGCGCAATTGGGATGGCCTCTCGGGCGAAATCCTTCTGGATCAATCCTATGGCGAAGGTTTTGAAGAGCGTTTGGTCGAGGACAGCCTCCCATATATGCGGGACGCTCGCTATCAACGGCCAAATGGTCGCGACCCAAGATTCGTGATTTATCGCCCCGAAGACATGCCGAACCCCGCTCAAAATGTGTGTCTAATGCGGCAAGCTTGGCGCGATTCTGGAATTGGTGAAGTGGAGTTGGGCGCGGTACGGTTCCATATTTCGGCAGATCAATCTGTCGCCGAAGACGTTTTTGATTTTTGGATTGAAATGCCTCCGCACGGAATGGTCGTTGAAAAAGATTTGATCGAAATTGATAGCCTTGATTCCGAGTATTCAGGCTCTTTTTCAGGTCTTATCTATAGCTATAACGGTGTGATTGAAAACAGCGCGAAGAAATCCTACGTGCGTGGCCTCCCTGCCAATACAATTGCCGGGGTTATGCCAAGCTGGGACAATACAGCGCGTCGTGGGGCTGCCGCGCATATGGCCTATGGGGCCAACCCGCAATCATTTGATCGTTGGTTGAAGTCGATACGCGCCCATCGCCTTGAAGGGTCCTATCGGAACGAGTTGTTTATTAACGCATGGAACGAATGGGCCGAAAACGCCACATTAGAGCCTAGTAAGCATTATGGATCGGCATATTTGGAAACGGCGAAACGCAATATAAAACCGCGTAGCCTCGGCTAA
- a CDS encoding DUF721 domain-containing protein, whose translation MKPQTRYQKPGRNMKGFQRTSSLLQGQIRKSAETRGFAVTRMLTHWAEIVGEETAKIARPVDVKYGRGSFGATLTLLTTGAQAPMLEMQKEQIRTRVNQVYGHAAISAIRITQTARSGFSEGKIDFTQAPKTTPTPDPQKAAVAKSFAAPVQNADLRAALEALGANVLSRKQK comes from the coding sequence ATGAAGCCGCAAACGCGCTATCAAAAACCTGGCCGCAACATGAAGGGCTTTCAGCGCACTTCGAGTTTGCTTCAGGGGCAAATCCGCAAATCGGCGGAGACGCGTGGCTTTGCTGTGACGCGGATGTTGACGCATTGGGCCGAAATCGTGGGTGAAGAGACAGCCAAGATCGCCCGTCCTGTGGATGTAAAATATGGTCGGGGTAGTTTTGGCGCGACTTTGACGCTGCTGACGACTGGCGCGCAAGCACCGATGTTGGAGATGCAAAAAGAGCAAATCCGAACCCGAGTGAACCAAGTTTATGGCCACGCGGCGATTTCGGCGATTCGGATTACCCAAACTGCGCGGAGTGGATTTTCCGAAGGGAAGATCGATTTTACGCAAGCACCCAAAACAACACCCACTCCCGATCCACAAAAAGCTGCCGTTGCAAAATCATTTGCAGCGCCAGTCCAAAACGCCGACCTGCGAGCCGCTCTTGAAGCTCTGGGCGCGAACGTCCTTTCCAGAAAACAAAAATAG